The DNA segment GCAGCGTAATGCACTTTCTTAGTCGAGCCAAATTCCTTGTATTCGGCGTGCTTCGAATGCTATATATTTGAAGGCAAATTTCCTCATTTCAACAAGCAGTTTTACATAAGACCTAATGTGCATTCCATTGTATACAATATGAAAAGTTCCTTAGCTGATGATCAGTGGCAGACAAAAAAAAGTTCAGCAATACATGAGACAAGATGTGTATTCCATTGTACATAATATGACAAGTTCCACCGCCGATGATCAGTGGCAGAAAAAAAGATTCAGCAATATAAGATGTTACATCGCTACTGCCACAAACATCTTTGGCACTATTAAGTTGGAAGGCCTTATTCATACAGTAGAGCAAAATCAGTAAAAGGGAAACCGTGTGGGGTTGGTCAAAAAACAAGCTTCATAAACTACTCATGCTTTATGACCTTCCACAGTTTGGATGTTGTACTATATGTTTTGCAATATCAGATTCACATAAACTTAATTCCAGGATCTTCACAGACTAAAGTCTTAAGCAGATTAGCATATTCAAACAGATAATAGAAAGGCAACAAGTTAAAGGTAAAGTAACACACCAGGGTCTTTCTTGACTCCAGGTAGGGCAATACGAAAATAGTATGCAGCTTCGCTAACACCAATATCAACCACTCCAACAGGTGGTCCAGTTGCCCCTTTGCATGCTGTTCCGGTCAAGACAATAGGGACCCCCGAGTTGCATTCTTCCAAGTTGGGAAGAGGGAGAAGGGACATCATGTAAGGCCTGTCTAAATCACTGGTCATTGGATCGGAATGGGCCCTCTTTTTCACATTACCTTCCATCTTCATCAATGACATACCATTTTCGGCAGAGTCTTCCCCATTCGGTTTCTCCTTGGAACGCTTCCAAATTATTCTCTTAACCTTCTTTTCAGGATTTAAGCATTCCGTGTCTGACATTACTAACTTTCTGTGTTCACAATGTCTTCACCAGAAGCATACCATAAGGCATTCAACAGTTATCTGCCTTCCAAACTAATTCTGCCAACAATAAAAGCAAAGAAGAACTACAAAAAGTTAGATATGGAAAAAGAAAGAACCTTAGGGCATGAAAAATACTTCAGGAGAAATATCATAATCTGCAATTTATTGGTCATATCCTGTATAAACAAGTCTACTGCAGAATGTGCAAGTACCGAGGAGAACTGCTCGTAGTATCTATACTACAGTTAATACCCATAGTTAAGAGGTCAATAAAAGAGAGATTAGAGATGCGTTTAACAGGAACTGAATGGAACCTAAGCAAGCAATTCGGCGTAAAGCACTAACCAGCCCCCAGGATCAACGAATGCCCGGCAAGCCATTATATCCTGGCGTATACACATGCCACCAGCATATTTGGAGAGGATAGGTTTACTAGCACTATTATCATAGGAAACCACTTTTATCCATTCAATCCACATACCTAAAACTGGAACAAACACCAGTATAATTGCGCAACAAACCACTTAGGTCAAATCAGGTGTAGTGTGTTAAAATAGAGAAGCAGATGATCTGGTTACATCATTTGATTGTGATGTTAACAAAGATAGCTCTCATCAACTAGCCACTGTTGCACAACACCCCCTACTTCTGGAAGCTATGTTCATATTACCCTATCCATCAACCAACTTCTCAATGGCATTCAAGGGACTACATTTGGCTTAAGATATGAAACGGCTTAATATGTTTAACCAACATAATGCACATTATAAAGttataagaagaaaaaaagaagaaaaaagaagacatCACGTTTGTTGTTCACATTATAACATGTATTACTATTATCTATCTTTCCAAACTAGGAGCggcaaacgggcgggtcgggTATGGTTTGGGTTgaaacgggtaatgaaaaaacggtaaattatccgacccgatccatatttaatatggataaaaACGGGtgaaccggcggataatatgggtaaccatattatccatgaattcttgcatatgatcacttttgggagaattcttagtctctctaacttgaggaacccccaatttgaggttttacaaatgtaaaagttagactcgttggttactcattggttatccattttttaaatggataatatggttcttatccatatttgacccgtttttaaaaagtttattatccaacccatttttcaGTGGATAATATaggtggttaactgttttcttttaaccattttgccacccctatTCCAAACTAGTGTTGGTCACAACATGTTATTTCCTTCACTTGATTGCTAGCATAATTAGCTCAGCTCAAAATGAAAAACTACAAATGCAAAGGGTGACCCACATttggagaaaaataagaagattATGATTTGTCTTCACCCTGGCTGCTTGGAAAAGCTTCATTGGCTTTTCAAATAAGTTTAACTTGATAATTAAACTTCTATACCTTCTTTTGAGAATTTTAAAACGAGAAAGAACATTAATTGCATTCAACCAGTTAAAGAGAATTCAACTAATTAAATTAACTAAACACAAACAAAATTGTGCAACACTAGAGCTGCTTACAGAAATTTAATACTGAGCACAAATTAAAGCTTCAAACTTTATTCTGCAACAACCGTGTTTCATGCAATGGCTAATTGGGTTCTTGTAATTTCAGACCGATCAAGTAAGAGGAATATACCTAAAGACAAAAAAGAAAACAGCAAACCAGAAGAACTCGATTCCTCTTCAGTTTTCAGAAATTCAGCTCTTTATGATAATCCCTTTTTCTTGCATTGGCTCTTTTCAATTTTTCATGTTCTGATGCTCTCTAAGTTAAGGAATGTGGAGACAAAGCAAGATCAGGACACTGGAAAAGTGAGACCGTGTTACGTTAGGAAGTACGTGGCAATCGGAGAAACAGCCCGCAACCGCCAATATTTACACCTAATTGATATTAGCGcttgaaaataaatcaaaaatagaaaaagatacGATCGAGCAGAAATCGCAATGAACTATAAAGTAATAAGGTGCATGTTTCCATTGCGGCATAAGTCGCAATTCGCGTTTGCGACTTAGAGGACGTAATCTACTCACCATTTATAAGTTGTATATTTACTGATTGTTCATCATGCCCAACTACACCCCTCCTAAGAGGTCTagcggtcattgcaaatataatttGATTTATAAGTCTGGAGTCGAATCATAGAGAGAACTAAGGATTAACTACAACTGTTCAATATTACTAAGAAGACTAGTTTGAATAAATTTTAAAGTTATAAAGATTTAGAATTTAATTCTAACTaattatttctaactaattaaagtAGAATTTAACTAAAAATACCAAGGGGTAGAAACAAGATTAAGGAGGcttagagttatgattttcccaattgtcggaattcTTTCCACTACATTTTCTATAATTTCTtctaagtattctctactgatcgtgagtaCTTCAGGTGTCGTAATTCTCTTCCGAACCACTATTACAATTTACCAGACATATTTTTCCGAACTACGCTAGCTGACACTAATTCACCGCTCACTAAGATCGAACCAAGGTTTCGTTATTCTTAATCCCATCTTTAAACCCTCTGTATTGGTTCCTCAAAtatgttaggagtgatgttgttcaacaactacctaaatatgtattATTTTCCAagcaatacacactaaataggtacAGTCAATTGATGACCATTCAATCAACAgcaataaacacgtagttgaacaagtagagaaatccaacggctcaattatataaaacgCAACAGAAAAATCATCCTTCAAAAGGTTCCATCGAACCCTAGATGAgaaagtttagctactcataaccaTACTAACAATCATAATAATAATTGGAAGCATTAAAATGCAGATTAGGGGAGAACAGAAGAGAAAACTCTTGTGATTCGTTGCTTCCAAGTGTTCTCGTAGCCTTCTTGCCTCTCCAATAATGTCTCTCCCCTAAGAAATAGGTTTAGAACCCCTTTTATACATGTTAGGGGCGTGTAGGGTCGAAACTACCAAGTCCTAGCCGAATTAGGACGAAATTCGTCCTAAGTCGTCTTGCTTGGCACCTGGCCCCAACCAGGACACCGAATTTTCCACTATTCTATCTTTGGCGTTTTGGTTGGTGCCTGGCTCCAACCTGGGCACCAAACTCATACTCCTTCCAAATTGTACTATTTTTACTTCACTTTGCATGCAAGCTtgccaaatcacttcaaattgaCTCCTACACATATAAACACCATTATTAAGCTAGAGCCACAAATATTTACACTAAAGTTAACAAGATTGAGGTATAATGCAAGGCAAATTATATGCGAAAACAAGAATTTTTAGCCTAACgtcaccaccccacacttaagctcTTGCTCTAACTCGAGAAATCTAAAACCTTGCTAACCAAACAATGCACGCAAGCCATCATATAACGGAGGAACATTTGGCAATTCAATACACTACACCTATGACCATGGTTGATACCAACAATTAAGCCCTTGCATACGCATTCATACCTTTCCCAACTTTCACATGCCTAAATATTAGTGACCAATTTAAAACACTCAAACAACCTGCCCATAACCACCCAACCTTAAAGACTGACTCATCGCCAATAAGCACTCTCAACGTGTGCACTCACCCAATAAGGGATGTTTAATAATGTCACTTATCTGTTATGGAGTCATGTGCCTACCAAAGAATAAGAGGGTATTTTGTCCACACATTTAAATATGCATTTGAATATAATTTAAGGACGTCACATATATGAATAAAGAaccactcactctcacaaagaaattTATGTGTATCCCGTGGTTGTACCATAGGGTTGCCCGTAGTGTGTATCTCCACTAATCTAAGCTCGCAAAGTCTAAGATCAATTAGGTCTTTAcgggttgtaatgtaggctaaagggcgggtaggatatattttgggtatagtgactaacctcctaAACACTTTAATGCACTACACTTAATTTTCCACTATATACTTTTCATGACCAATTCAAGCAATGCCACAAAACCATATACAACTTGGCCCTTTTCTTTAAGCACAACTCTGCATTCACTAGCCCAGATCCTGATGAATAGGAGGTGTATTTTCTATATActgtttttttctctctctttatttttctatttttatttttgtattttcattgcttttctttttcttcacacTCTCCACAATTTTAGGTTGTCCGGCTAATGATCTTTCAAAACATACATGCATCTTTTGGCCTTTTCATGGTTTCACTCAAAAGCTATCTCAACTCTCACCTTACTCTTTTAGCGACCTAAGTGCTTTCGGAGGTAAAGATTCAACAAGATTTAATTAAGAACAAAATATAAATtggcttgtaatgtgggtgccaaagaaAAGGCTTATATGCTCAAATGGGCTATCTAAGgataattttatttatggtgacaTAATAGTTCAGTGGACAATCAAAGGAATGCCTACATCATCTCCTAGACTCACAAAGCTTACTTATTTCGCTTCGACTAACACACAGAGCAAGTTCTAGACAAACCATGATAGCACAGAATGTAATCAACATCTCACATCACACAATGCACATGACCCCAATCGGTACgtatttgaccaaaaagtgttaagctttttattaaactaattaataaGAAAATAGAGGATAAATCCCAGCCAAGGATAATCAACTCTTGATCAAAGCGCATTGAATAAGAGTGTTAGATATAGCCAAGCTCATGAACTTTTAAGATTTATAAAAGATATCGAACATAAATGACATGCTTACATTCTTGATGTATTGTTCTGTAATGTAagaataaagagggaaaataagGAATGTCATTAACATCTGCGGGATTTATCTTTATTGATTCAAGAAGGATAATAATAAATATTTGCCGCCTAGATCTGAAACTTCTCCTATTTTTCTTCCGTAGCCTTCTCTGGTTCTTCTGCCTCTTTCTCATGAAGGAGATAAGCCCCCTTTTTCTTGTTCTCttacctcatatatatatatatatatatatatatatatatatatatatatatatatatatatatatatatatagtattccCTTTTGTCCAACGGTCCTTAATCAGAATACCTTAATCTGCTGATTGTACTTTTAGGTCGTTCCCCTTAAATGTCACGACATATGCTTCACCGTACAAACTTTCTGATAGTTCGATCCCGACAGCAGCCGAGATACTCGTTGTTATGATGTCTTATGAATACGACCACGGCTTAGTCGATCCCTCACTATTCCTTTTAATGTTGATCCACGTGTAGTCATATTTCGACCCATACAGTATGGTTGCATTCCAACTCTCAAGTTTAGGCAAGTAATCACAAAGTCAAGAAGTATTAAGCAATAAAGCACTACATGAACAATGAGTCAATTAACTGAGAGAAAGCGTCATAGACATGCTATTCAATCTTTCACGGCATCAATTATCATTAAAACATGTAAGGAAGGTAATTTGCATGCTACGACCTAACTATGTTAGCATCAAACAAGTTAAAAGGCCTATAGGACACTCAAATTTTCTTCCCTagattttctaaaaaataaaaaaaaataataaaacaaactaccCGGTTCAAGTTACATCCCTTAAAAAAGAATCGAtggcaaaagaaaaatcaagggggatTATTATCTACTTACGACTAActaacaataataaaaaaatatttttagaattctTTTTATTGGaccttaatccctcaagaaagttGTCTAAGAGATTCATCGttaggaaaagttcaattttttttaaagttagttaaactaacacaactaaaatatcATAGAAAATCACCCAAACAATCTCAtaaccccacacttaaaattgtatGTTGTCCCCAATGCAAATCATAAATAACAAGAAGGTGACAGAAACTCCCCAGTAGGCCAAACGTCGAAGCATCAGCAACTCatgggatactcagacttctcccaagcttggtccttcgtgcgtaTACCTCACACTTAGTATCAACCATCTAGTTTACTTTTGCTTTCTTCCAATGGATTTATTTTCCATGgtcctacaaaataaaataaaaaatacactacaaaaataacacaattaaaaaaataaacaaataaaaaaactaaataaaaataaaaagcagtaaagttgggttgactcccaacaagcgcctaatttaatgtcgcggcacgacgtgaatcactttctgccttcacttcgaacttatgaattggatcccaagttttgattctgctTTATGATCATGCTATTGGGATGGTGTAAATTCTTGCaagctaaaaattaaataattcctTATGTACTTTTTGGCTTTAAATTGAGGAGTATCATCTTGCCTAGACGGccttgaaaatttcaaaatatatGGCTCGTCTACCTCTTCCCTTGTCTCCTTTCTACGCTCGTAAGGATCCATTCTCATTTCACCATCCAAACACAATGTAGAGGAGTGTTTGCAATGAGGTCCAATACGCTTAAATACCTGAACTTCGAGATGTTCAACATCCTCTACACTAATGACACTAGAGTCAAATAAATATTTTTCCTCAATGTCCtcggttgactctagtatcacgTCTTCAACATCGACATCATCAAattctagttggttggtttggtCGTATTCTACTCTCAACTCCTCCATTATAATGACAATTTCTGTCGCTaattcatgctcttcttggctaCTATCCATAATGTCAGCTTGTTGTGCTTTACAAGGATCAACTAGTTGACTcacttgagcctccaagttgcgaAAAGTTGCCTCTTGCCTTTGTATCTCTAGTGGTTTCTCATCATATTATACCATAAAGCACTTCAACATATCCATGATCTCCATCAGGTCAGCATTcccaggttctttgttcctattaacttcacaagaaaaagtaAAACCATCATCATAAGGAGTTGGGGGAGGATAAGGAAGATCAAAAGCAGAATTACCAACACTGAAACTTCCATAATTCCTAGATGTCATGTTTCTaaaatcaacaagtaaaacaaaaataaaaaaatcaaatacaagaaaataaaaataaaagttcaaacttgcaacTAGTAATATGTGCACCTACAGCTACACCATTAGTTCCctggcaatggcgccaaaatttgatcacacccAACTGTGCCTCCTATatagcggtcgttgcaaatataatccgatttacaAGTCGGGAGTCGAATTCCACAGAGAACCAAGGTTTAGCTACAAATGTTCACTATCACTAAAAAGACGAGTTTGAACAAATTCTGAagttataaagattgagattttatttctaactaattaaagtAGAATTAttaactaaagatactaaggggtagagacaagattaaggaggccTAGAGTTATGATCCCAATTATCGGAATTCTCTCCGCTATgttttctataatttcgcctaagtattttCTATCGATCGTGAATACTTCGGGTGTCGTAATTCTCTTCCGAGCAACTAttacaatttactagacatattcttctGAGCTACGCTGGCTGACACTAATTCACCGCTCACTaagatcgcaccaaggtttcgttattcttaatcccacctttaaaccctccgtattgattcctcacatacattaggagtgatgttgttcaacaactacctaaatatgtaccctTTTCCAagcaatacacactaaataggtacAGTCAATTGATgtccattcaatcaacaacaataaacacgtagttgaacaagtagagaaatccaacggctcaattatataaaatgCAACAGAAAAATCATCCTTCAAAAGGTTCCATCGAACCCTTGATTAgaaagtttagctactcataatcatactaACAATCATGATATAATTGAAAGCATTAAAATACAGATTAAGGAAGAACGGAAGAGAAAACTCTTGTGATTCGTTGCTTCCAAGTGTTCTCGTAGCCTTCTTGCCTCTCCAATAATATCTCTCCCCTAAGAAATAGGTTTAGAACCTTTTTTATACATGTTAGGGGCGTGTAGGGTCGAAATTACCAAGTCCTAGCCGAATTAGGACGAAATCCATCCTTATCCGTCTTGCTTGGCGCATGGCGCCTACCAGGACACCGAATTTTTCACTATTCTGCCTTTGGCATTTTGGTTGGTGCCTGGCACCAACTTGGGCACCAAACTCATACTCCCTCCAAATTGTTCTGTTTTTACTTCACTTTGCATGCAAGCTtgccaaatcacttcaaattgaCTCCTACACATATAAATACCATTATTAAGCTCGCGTCACAAATATTTACACCAAATTAACAAGATTGAGTTATAGTGCAAGGCAAATTACATGCAAAAACATGGATTTTTAGCCTAACATCAGTTGCGAATTATAAGTCACATTCAGTAATTGGCATTAATAAATCGCATTCA comes from the Nicotiana sylvestris chromosome 4, ASM39365v2, whole genome shotgun sequence genome and includes:
- the LOC104242838 gene encoding increased DNA methylation 3-like translates to MSDTECLNPEKKVKRIIWKRSKEKPNGEDSAENGMSLMKMEGNVKKRAHSDPMTSDLDRPYMMSLLPLPNLEECNSGVPIVLTGTACKGATGPPVGVVDIGVSEAAYYFRIALPGVKKDPGEFSCEIENDGKVLIRGLTSTGGRTVSKYSRVFDMKIQQQCSSGPFTLSFSLPGPVDPSGGADEMGVYEVDMQYLEMERCI